One part of the Rickettsia akari str. Hartford genome encodes these proteins:
- a CDS encoding outer membrane protein — MIKLLKLFFITIIIFNHIAFAKERGVYIGAAGGIVEPVVSKFRHKRSNTEIILKKTSMYSGKIGYIIYPQIAIEFSATYQPKYRMHYILPQQNLSNGLTIHKTQGNTTLLSNIYMLNLIYDLEQIKTFTPFVILGGGIAQVKVKPTSHRWSVINCDYFTVRRTHKNCVAWQAGLGISQDVTSNLSIDATAKLQTAYRVIISYDTLDMKTGKFVPANHIKKTIAVGEFGIGFTYRLPF, encoded by the coding sequence ATGATAAAATTACTAAAATTATTTTTTATTACTATTATCATTTTTAATCACATTGCTTTTGCAAAAGAAAGAGGGGTCTATATAGGAGCAGCAGGAGGAATAGTTGAACCGGTCGTTAGTAAATTCCGACATAAACGCTCAAATACCGAAATAATTTTAAAAAAAACAAGTATGTATAGCGGGAAAATAGGCTATATAATATATCCACAGATAGCTATTGAATTCTCCGCAACTTATCAACCTAAATATCGTATGCATTACATATTACCTCAGCAAAATTTAAGTAATGGTCTCACTATTCATAAAACCCAAGGTAATACTACATTATTATCAAATATATATATGCTAAATCTTATTTATGATTTGGAACAAATCAAAACTTTCACACCTTTTGTAATACTTGGAGGTGGAATAGCACAAGTAAAAGTTAAGCCTACCTCCCATAGGTGGAGTGTTATAAATTGTGATTATTTTACAGTAAGAAGAACTCATAAAAATTGCGTTGCTTGGCAAGCAGGTCTTGGAATTTCACAAGATGTAACTTCAAATTTAAGTATTGATGCAACAGCAAAATTACAAACGGCATATAGAGTAATAATTAGTTATGATACGCTTGATATGAAAACAGGGAAATTCGTGCCGGCAAAT
- a CDS encoding TerC/Alx family metal homeostasis membrane protein produces MSWIIFYTVIAALLILDLGIVHKNNTIVSFKKSVLFSPFYFVIACLFGIYVYYNTGADHAREYYTCFLIEKAMSLDNIFIISIIFQFFKIPGKYQHRVLFFGIIGVIIFRAIMIYGGIILINKFAWLLYIFAVILIATGIKTFYVSHKTFDIQNSYIYKSIIKNLNITTNIEGDKFVVKRNNKLYFTPLFISLVLIEAIDLVFAIDSIPAIFAITNDVYIIYTSNIFAILGLRALFFCLAEIVERFSYIKHSLALILIFIGFKIFIHHYIAIPAYVSLTVTITLLLFGIIASIIRKNMIDH; encoded by the coding sequence ATGAGTTGGATTATTTTTTATACGGTAATCGCTGCTTTACTGATTCTTGATTTGGGAATAGTACACAAGAACAATACCATAGTGAGCTTTAAAAAAAGCGTACTGTTTAGTCCTTTCTATTTTGTAATAGCTTGTTTATTCGGTATCTATGTTTACTATAATACAGGGGCAGACCATGCTCGTGAATATTATACTTGCTTTCTCATTGAGAAAGCTATGTCCCTTGATAATATTTTTATTATCTCTATTATTTTCCAATTTTTTAAAATTCCCGGGAAATATCAACATCGTGTCTTATTTTTTGGTATAATAGGCGTAATAATATTCAGAGCAATAATGATTTATGGTGGTATTATTCTTATAAATAAATTTGCCTGGTTATTATATATTTTTGCCGTAATACTTATTGCTACAGGTATAAAAACTTTCTATGTATCACATAAAACTTTTGATATACAAAATTCTTATATTTACAAGTCAATAATAAAAAATCTAAATATTACCACTAATATTGAAGGGGATAAATTTGTTGTTAAACGTAATAATAAACTATATTTTACTCCCCTTTTTATATCGTTAGTGCTTATAGAAGCAATAGATTTAGTCTTTGCTATAGATAGTATACCGGCAATATTTGCAATTACTAATGATGTTTATATAATTTATACTTCAAATATTTTTGCTATTTTAGGGCTTAGAGCATTATTCTTTTGTTTAGCAGAAATTGTAGAACGTTTCAGTTATATAAAACATTCTTTGGCTTTAATTTTAATATTTATCGGCTTTAAGATATTTATTCATCATTATATAGCAATTCCGGCATACGTGTCGCTCACTGTAACTATTACTTTATTACTGTTTGGTATAATTGCTTCAATAATTAGAAAAAATATGATTGACCATTAA